From the Juglans microcarpa x Juglans regia isolate MS1-56 chromosome 3D, Jm3101_v1.0, whole genome shotgun sequence genome, the window cttaatattaattattgttttgcatttaaattgctctttaatttaaattagtttattcttagattttattattttattttacttaatcactgtgtttaagttattttatttaaatttactattttgaaattatttttgttggatcagttttgtgacccaagttgtgaggactggacttcatttctttccctgacttttttcttttttcctttttctttttctcctctttttcttttccttttctttcttttttctccttatttcttctctgtttctctcccAGCCCGCACGAGTCCCTCCTCTCTCCCCCGTTCGTTTGCTTCGTCAGCCCCAagcgccgccgtgcaccgtCTGTGTCAACcaccgcccctcccaacctcttccTCACCGGCCAGCGACCACCCCCTGTGTTTTCAGCTCCTCTCACGCCACTTTTAACCCCCACGCACGGCCTcaagccgcggcattccttgcgTCCTCGCACCGCCGTCGagccacctccggccactatATCTTCACCACATTATCCTTAACCTCCCAGCAACCTAAACTACCCATCTTTACcttcgatccgtcaccggtgaagctccaccatctacttttccgatttgagcattttggcctccaaacacctcccacgcCGTCATCCACGGCCAACTACggccaccactagcttcaccaacaccTCTAAGCCCTTCTTTAGTAATCtcgagtcttagtttgtccccgttcaaaattgaatttttgagacccatggcctagtgcattttgcactgttccgTTGTTGTGTCGCCACCTCTTGCACTtctgtgatccttcaaaaattctaataaagcgctgtaagtatttttctaaataacttttgagattttaatatatttttgcgctaactcatttattattgcgtattggttggttgtgccagaCTAAGTCCAAGGAGTAGGGGGTTGGTTGAATTGGAGGTTGAAGTTGTGTGTTGGATATGGGatcatttgttggttgttggatattgatgtcgtgttttgtacattgcatttgcacgcatgttcatgtttgtaaatgaaaactaggtttttgtataattgcattcatgttcatgtgcttattgaaaattggttttcatgtgagaaaggattatttggtgcgtgtgtatcacgaccccaagccgagatgggacattatctcggtggagctcttctggtcacttgggagtggaatatattgagtgacgtcccctgggttgttgctgggcgacaacgggattggacgagatggtaatgctctcgtgctgactctgtggcccctcatGCTGGCGGGAGCTAGAGGATACTTGGCCACGAACACGCTGGGtgcgaaactgggcatcgctcgttatgaAGTAACACACACGGTCGTTACTCGTGATGTGGTGAAGGGAGCCagtgtgcggatggtccctaagggagatcatggtgcatacggtaaaATTGGATAtttgggctattttctgggaaaataacatgtgttggataaaaggattttgtgtgggtcattttctgggaaaatgacggattattatttttgggccaaaataggattttggcgtgtgttgaaaaatattcattttcgggaaaaatgatattttgggtctgacgcatatttcatcatatgcatgcatgttggttgcattaatgtatttttatctcgttgttgtttggattattactcaCCTGTGGTATTGTTTTATAGTAccgtagattttgatgtagaggaAGATGTGGAGCCTGGAGATGTGACTCCACCGGAGGAGTGATGTGTGGTTGCTTCGTTTGGATTATGGAATTTGTTTCCCCgctatatttaaatattgtaattgtaACTATTAAGTTTTATGGGATAtttgtataactctttaaacaCTTTGTTTTAAGTggatttgtataaaataattctggtacttagttgagttatttaaattatctgttgcgttttgttgtgcactttttgCGTGTTGCACACACTTAAatacttatcgttgggatgcgtaaCCCGTATTGTCATCATTCCGATGTCACGATTCCCGATTTTTCCGTACGTGgaagtcggggcgtcacaaatatccttacaaatttgaaataattgcaGGCTTTGCCCTTTTCTCTTTGCATGGGCACAAATCTACCATGTACCATGACACCACCTTCAGATAATTCCTCAACCTGTCATTTTTCCTTCGTTCACTGATTTTGGCCGACATCTCCTTACTCAGTCCAACATCTCATGCATTCAGTAGTTTCCCACCAGTCTGATTTTGTTGTATCATTCTCATACTTGATTTCTACAACATCCATGAACCCCAAACTTCTGATTTCCTTCTCAAGCACGATCTCCCCATGGACACCCAAAAATACCCAATTGCTTGTTAGTGTCATCCTCATTTTCATTAACCCATCCATTTTTACAAAGATTTTATGTTAGGTTTTTTGTATGCCAATGTCGTGTCATTTTCAACACCATTagttttaaatcattaatttatgtattttttttctatcaatttatatatatttaattatagaCAAGTTATGATATCATGCTAGAAACCTATATAcccactttatttttcttttttaaaggaaatgcaGGTTAAAATGGTGAGAGTGTGTCCAACCcaaaaattgaaagattttcatattttcatttaactAGAGGACTAAATaactatatttaaaatgaatttgataTTATATCAAATGATCAAATAGGGGAATCAAGCATGTGTCATCTACACTAGTTATTGATAAATAATGTTGGTGAGGGTTAGCTCGTTCACTAAAAcaaattagtttttttcccATGAGTGATTTTGCCGCAATTAGTTCATATTTTTGCTAGAAATGACTTTTTTCCACCACTTCAAGTCGTAGCTGACTCCTTGAAAATCAGTGGCAACATATAGTACTTAAACCCGCGAGCGAAATGTATGTTGGAAATTATCAGGATACCTAGATATGACTTTGGTGAGGGGGAAcacagagaaaaaaattatacaaaatatccTATACATttttgaaatagaaataaatatattaaataaggtaaGCGATTAatagtatataattaaatatattaacgGATCTAaattttggtatatatatatatacacacaacacaTATCACGAGCTCAAACGAACCAAATCAAACCTATACTATGAGCTTAAGTGTAGTCgagtttatataaattttattcgtTTAATATTTGAACCCAATTTACAAACATCTCGTTTATTAAATAAATCGAGACTATCTACTAACCCAACTCATGAAGCTATTCACGAGAATGCTTGCCCCACTCACCGTCAATTTTGATAAAGtatcaaatgaaaataaatctacaaaacGTATTGGCGCAGCCAATAAGTCCAATAAATTACTCTTGAATTCATTGAGAATGAGACAACgaaggataaaaataaaataaaaaataaaaaaataaaaaataaaaaataaaaataaatagagagagagagagagagatgttcaTTCGTTGAGGTTTTGCTTCCATTCAATCATGGAATTTTTTCTCAGCGAACAAATAGATGCCTAagtgtaggaaaaaaaaaaaaaaaaagagtaaaaatagACTTTGAGTCTACCCAAGTCcttcattttgaaattttgactcACAAAGGTTTGAAGACTGTCTTAGAAATATCATTCTCAGTAATAATCATGCTGTCAACATatagaatgataataataatacccACATCAGTTGCCCACAGAAACAGTACAAAGTCATATGAGCAGGGAACAAAACTTTGCTAAGCAACCCTAAAACTGAATTTGGAAAACCACGCATGAGGAGCTTTCATGAGATAATAAAGAGCACGAGAAGGCAGCAGGCTTTGTGAGGAGGATGATCATAACCAAGTGGAGGTTGCATATACACTTCTTCAACAAGATTATCattcaaaaatacattattgaCATCCGTATGAAATAATTGTGGGGTTTTGCCAGACACAACCCCACAATCAACGTCTTCGTAGAAAAGCTTTTATATGTTGGGCTCACATATTGTAGTTGGACCAATTCAAAAAAGGATCAATCGAATGAACAATATTGTCTAATCAGAGTAACCTTGAGCCATTAGGAGAAGTGCAATGAAGAAACTGTCAGAAAATATGAAACTAGTGCAAAACATTAAGTAGAAAGCAGATGGTCAACGGTGCAAGTTAGCTATTGGCATGTACTGCTGACGTGGCATGATGAGTGGGTGACACGTGTCATGAGTTGATGTCTCTGGACTCTGCGCATGGAGATATCTGCTGTCGTGTGACGGCAGGCAAAGCCTTTGAGTGGCGCATGCGACTTCTactgagattgatttttttgtttttgaactcACAGATAGATTTTCTATCATCGGATGTTgctaaacatatataaaaaaaaaaagaatgcgtGCAAATGACCGTGGCGCGTCTGAAGGCGGATGGGATTGGTTCTTTCACAAATTAGACAATCTATACCTTGTGAACTTGattaagaaatttgatttcAGTACTAGATGCGATGAAGGTTGAAAAGCACCGAGCGGCAACAGGCTCGCTGGAAAAACTATGCAAAGAGTCTACAGGAAACCTAGGGTTATGATGTcatgtagaaaataaataaaaattaatttctacaATTAAATGAATAATTGTTATGTGCAATAAGAgtgaaataagaaattaaataaatccaTCAACATCAAGCAACCAAAAGCTAGCTACCACAGTCGGTACGAGTTGATATTTCATGACTTTGAGGTCAAGTGTTCGAGTTAGGACATAATTTGAAACTACTTATAATAGTAAAACCTGAACTTTGGGCTATGAGATGGGCTTTGGACAACCTGGATACTTTGGGATGTCGGGTTAATGGGCTCACCCTTGGGACGGTAACTATGACTCAAATTGGACATTCCACAGTGAGGAAAGGCTCCTATGGTCACGCTCAGGGAGGGTTGATATGTTGGTTgctcctccctctccttttttgcttaggacaaaaaaaaaaaaccaaaaagccAACTTACCGTAGATAGTATTGatgaagaaaaattctttttatcagttactattcaccatCCAAcaccccacaccctatgaaaaatactctcataCTCTATGAAAAGATTATAAATGTGGGGTGTCTATAGTTGCTGATCTTAGAATTACCCATTGACGAAATTAAGCAAAACGATGCTTCTACCTTTCTTGGAAGCGAATATCCACCATGATCGCTCCCCTAAAAAGATGTTGAGGGAAGGCGCATTAGTACAAGTAGAAAAGCCATGTGAGAGAAGGTGCTGAAAGGTggtcatctttttctttcccttttttggAACGAACTGTAAGATTCCGAGCTCGCAATCATGTGCCATGGCGCCTGACGAAGCCCCTAAAATCCATCTCAAAGTCCCAATTTCTCTCTCGAAGTTTAGGAAAATAAGCAAATACTCCTCCATGTTAGTAAAAACTCATCCCACCAAACTCTACATCACTCTCCCACTTGAAGTGTTCCCTTCAGCCGTCCATTTCTCACATATGCCTTGTACCCCAAAACCCTCCAACCAACCAATAACCCTGACCAAGCAAGCCTTTAGTACCCTCTTGAAGTCATGTTCTTCAAGCCAAAACCAGCTCAAACAACTCCATGCACTTCTCCTTACAACAGGCCTATCAATCAAGAACAGCTTTATTACCCATCTTCTTATCAATTTTACGCTCTTGGGTGATATGTCCTATGCTCGTCAACTATTCGATGAAATGCACAAGCCGCGAATATTCTTATGGAACACCCTCATTAAGGGATACGTGAAAAATGAACTTCCCATGGAAGCATCTTCGATTTATAGACAAATGCACTTTCTTGGTGTTCGTCCTGATCCCTTTACGTATCCATTTGTGGTCAAGGCATGTGCCAAACTGCCTGAACTGTGGACTGGTGGGGCAGTCCATGTCCATGTGATGAAATATGGATTGGAGTTTGTTTCTATGGTGAGGACTGAGTTGATGATAATGTATATGAAATTCGGGGAGCTGGGTAGTGCAGATTTTTTGTTTCAGAGTATGGTAGAGAGGGATCTAGTGGCGTGGAATGCTTTAATTGCAGCCTGCGTGCAAAATGGACATGCTAGTAAAGCTCTTGGGTTCTTTCGCCGAATGGGTGTTGCTGGAATTAAGCCTGATGCAGTTACAATTGTGAGTGCTCTTTCAGCTTGTGGTCAATTAGGTTGTTTGGAGATTGGGGAGGAAATTTATGGAGTGGCCAGAAATGAAGGGATTGATTGCAATATGATTGTTGAAAATGCACGGCTTGACATGTATGTGAAATGTGGTAGCATTGACATTGCAAGGGCCTTGTTTATAAACATGCCTCAAAAGAATGTCATTTCATGGAGTACTATGATTTTGGGTTATGCCATCAATGGGGAGAGTGAAAAGGCACTGGCTTTGTTCTCTAGGATGCAAAATGAGGGATTCCAACCAAACCATGTTACCTATTTAGGGGTTCTATCTGCTTGTAGCCATGCTGGGCTAGTAAATGAAGGCTGGGCATATTTCGGCCGTATGGCTCGATCAAGTGAGAAGAATTTTCAACCAAGAAAAGAGCACTATGCTTGTATGGTTGACCTTCTTGGTCGGTCAGGGCATCTTGAGGAGGCGTATAACTTCATTAAAAGTATGCCCATAGAGCCAGATGCAGGAGTCTGGGGGGCTTTATTGGGTGCCTGTGCAATTCATCATGATGTCAAATTAGGGCAGCATGTAGCAGACTTGCTCTTTCAAGTAGCTGCTGACAGTGCTTCATATCACGTTTTAATGTCTAACATGTATGCAGCTGCTGGGAGGTGGGATTTTGTCGACAAGGTGAGACAGAGAATGCGAAAGAAAGGCATTAAAAAGGTAGCTGGTTATAGTGCAGTTGAATTCAATAGCGATTTTCATGTTTTCTACGGGGGAGATAGATCGCATGGACAGTCAGCCTTAATATACGAGAAGTTAGGGGATTTATTTGAACAGATAAAGAGTATGGGCTACATTCCCAAAACTGGTTCTGTGTTCCATGATGTAGAAACAGAGGAAAAGGAAGTCACAGTCGGGAGTCATAGTGAAAAACTTGCTATTGCATTTGGTCTCATCAATATTCGGCCTGGATATCCCATCAGGGTGATGAAGAATTTGAGAACTTGCGATGACTGCCATACTTTTTCCAAGTTCGTCTCCAAAGTCACAACGAGGGAGATTATTCTGAGAGATAAGATTCGTTTTCATCATTTTAGAAATGGGGTTTGTTCATGCAAAGACTTTTGGTGATTATTGCATAAGTGGTTGGAGAGGATCGCACGTCAGCTCATTATGTATGCTAGGTGTGGCTTAACTCCCTCATTTCGAAAGTGAGCAGCTTTGAGGTAAGCTAGACAAACAATCCAACCATTTTCTCCCAGTAAATGGAGGTATCTTTAGCTCATTGAAAACCATGACCGCCTCAACATCTGCGATGAAAAAAATATGTCGGGATGCTCTTTTACTCGAACCCGCAAATACTGAACATAGACCCATTTGGCATGCACGAAACCAAAGCTATCCACAACCAGGTTATATCTGATGCCATTAGTCTCTCTTCACAAGTAACAAAATTAAGCACAGAACATGTCAGGGTGTAGGAAATCAAGATTGAAGTGTTTGATGCGCCGCAGGGGGGATTCTTCTGGGAGTTACGTCGGCATTGATCGCTGCTCAACCACCAGCCCTCTAAATGGAGAGGCAAAAGCTGCTCAACTGGCTGCTTCTAGCACTTGTAATCTAAACCAGAAAGCAGTAATTCTAGAGAAAGCAACCATTCACGAATCACGACCGCAGTCGGCCGAAGATGAACTCACAAGCACTAAGTACCCACACAACCAGATCGCACATAAGCACAATGTCAAGGgaaaggagaaaataaattataacctCACACAGAAATAATTGGAATACAGTTCTTTTACTAATTGCATGCAAATGTCTGTTCATATATACTTCAATTAGATAAATGCTAGTATTTGTTGTCAATGTAGCACATTACTTCCATCCAAGCACTAAACCTTCAAAGTATGCTAGCATATGTTTCTGAACAGTTGCAATCAACATCAATTTCCTTCTTCAGATATGAGTATGATAAAGATCATAGAAATCAAATCAGTTCATTTTAAGCCCTGACCAAgttcacatgcatgcatatgaactTTTCCAACTCTATGATCTGATAAAGTTGGAGGTTCGATTTATGGTACTACCAATGACATTTTCCACACATGGAACTAAACATTTATAGCAGTGTGCTTTGCATAATAAGCGGCTCGTATCAACAAAGCCACATCCTAACAGCCCAATACTCCCATTTTCATCGAAGGGAAGCagggatgaaaaataatattgagattAGTTTTCTACTCATACAGAGAGTATAAACGTGTACTTTTACATTTGTATACATTGAGGCTAAAAGTTTTCAGGCCTCCAGCAGGTATTGAAAATTGGAATGCCATATGAATGACATAATTACGAGAAAACCTATAGAACACATTTTTAAGGGAATGGTATGAGTAGATTAATATGTTACAAGTGATTAGGCTTCTTTAGATGACCAGGAACATCTTTTCTTGAACCGACAATGACTGGAGAGGcagaaagaaaatttttcttatctGAAATATATAGTTGATCACCATTCTCACTTCTTTCTTCATCACTGGATTTTCTGGGTGAAGACCCAAACATCTGGACAGTTAAGCTCCCACCTACATAGAGGCAAAATTAATAAACGTAGAATATGGTTCATCAAACAAGGGTGAACAATTTTACTCGGCAAATAAGTTGCATTCTCATGTTCAAAATATTGGGAGAAATGTTAAAGCATTACTCCAGGTTAATGGGTTGAAGGGTAGAAGCCAACTGGATCCCACTGGAATTACACCCTGAACCGGGGTTCAAGTCTTCCGAGGACCTAAAATGCTAAATCTCAGAAAGGAAGGGGTGTTTAATTGGGCAAATCAAGAGTAGAATTCATCCTATGTCGTACTGCACTGTGCTATAACAAGACAACTTTAGTAGAAActgttggaaagaaaaagaaaaagaaaacaaaagcaaaggcAATGGTTTGAATTTATTTGAGTCtaataatgaaaacaaataatGCACTTTTTTTCAGGTTTAAAGCCAACTTAATGTCTGATTAGGATATATGTAATATCATCCGAGATGTTCCTAGACACAAAGCACTTTGCCCAAGGTGAGTTGCCTGTGTTGAGGTATAAGGCTTGGAGCTAAGGaaacaagaaggaaaagaaggtATAG encodes:
- the LOC121253924 gene encoding pentatricopeptide repeat-containing protein At2g01510, mitochondrial, whose product is MAPDEAPKIHLKVPISLSKFRKISKYSSMLVKTHPTKLYITLPLEVFPSAVHFSHMPCTPKPSNQPITLTKQAFSTLLKSCSSSQNQLKQLHALLLTTGLSIKNSFITHLLINFTLLGDMSYARQLFDEMHKPRIFLWNTLIKGYVKNELPMEASSIYRQMHFLGVRPDPFTYPFVVKACAKLPELWTGGAVHVHVMKYGLEFVSMVRTELMIMYMKFGELGSADFLFQSMVERDLVAWNALIAACVQNGHASKALGFFRRMGVAGIKPDAVTIVSALSACGQLGCLEIGEEIYGVARNEGIDCNMIVENARLDMYVKCGSIDIARALFINMPQKNVISWSTMILGYAINGESEKALALFSRMQNEGFQPNHVTYLGVLSACSHAGLVNEGWAYFGRMARSSEKNFQPRKEHYACMVDLLGRSGHLEEAYNFIKSMPIEPDAGVWGALLGACAIHHDVKLGQHVADLLFQVAADSASYHVLMSNMYAAAGRWDFVDKVRQRMRKKGIKKVAGYSAVEFNSDFHVFYGGDRSHGQSALIYEKLGDLFEQIKSMGYIPKTGSVFHDVETEEKEVTVGSHSEKLAIAFGLINIRPGYPIRVMKNLRTCDDCHTFSKFVSKVTTREIILRDKIRFHHFRNGVCSCKDFW